Below is a window of Streptomyces pactum DNA.
CTGCGATGATCCGGTCAACGATCGTTAACACCGGCTCCGGGAGGGCGCATGACGGAACAGCGGTTCGGCGAATGGGTCGGCGTACGGCGGCACGGGCACGTCGCCGAGCTGGTACTCGACCGGCCCAAGGCGATGAACGCGGTCTCCTCCGAGATGGCCCGGTCGATCGCCGCGGCCTGTGCGGAGCTGGCCGGGGACACCTCGGCGCGCGCGGTGGTCCTCACCTCCACCCACGAGCGGGCCTTCTGCGTCGGCGCGGATCTGAAGGAGCGCAACTCGTTCAGCGACGCCGAGCTGCTGCGGCAGCGCCCGCTGGCCCGCTCCGCGTACACCGGGGTCCTGGAACTGCCGATGCCGACCATCGCGGCGGTGCACGGTTACGCGCTCGGCGGCGGCTTCGAGCTGGCCCTCTCCTGCGACATCATCGTCGCGGACCCGACCGCCGTGGTGGGGCTGCCGGAGGTCTCGGTGGGCGTGCTGCCCGGGGGCGGCGGGACCCAGCTGCTGCCCCGCCGGGTGGGCGCGGCCCGCGCCGCCGAGCTGATCTTCACCGCCCGCCGGGTGGGCGCCGACGAGGCCCTCGCCCTGGGCCTGGTGGACCAGCTGGCGCCCGAGGGCGCGGACCGGGCCGAGGCGCTGGAGCTGGCCGGCCGGATCGCGGCGAACTCGCCGGTGGGCCTGCGCGCCGCCAAGCGGGCGCTGCGCCTGGGCCACGGCCTGGACCTGCGGACCGGTCTGGAGGTGGAGGACGCGG
It encodes the following:
- a CDS encoding enoyl-CoA hydratase/isomerase family protein, with the translated sequence MTEQRFGEWVGVRRHGHVAELVLDRPKAMNAVSSEMARSIAAACAELAGDTSARAVVLTSTHERAFCVGADLKERNSFSDAELLRQRPLARSAYTGVLELPMPTIAAVHGYALGGGFELALSCDIIVADPTAVVGLPEVSVGVLPGGGGTQLLPRRVGAARAAELIFTARRVGADEALALGLVDQLAPEGADRAEALELAGRIAANSPVGLRAAKRALRLGHGLDLRTGLEVEDAAWRTVAFSGDRAEGVAAFNEKRTPDWPGE